Proteins found in one Brachyspira murdochii DSM 12563 genomic segment:
- a CDS encoding B12-binding domain-containing radical SAM protein encodes MKKKQIRKVCITYPPFEYNIGYPLISLNKQFQWLKNPTYSYPIIPSYAATFLKNNGINVIFLDTIARNMTTIEWFDNIDEIQPDLIFFEVKTPIINYIWDTIDVIKEKYPNTYIVLAGDHVTALPEESMEKSKTDFILTGGDYDMLLFNLVNHINNGDKLNKGIYYRTSNGNIKNTGKFVLEESLDRLPFIDRNLTNWKLYSKINDHFKKTPGTFIMSGRGSIYNNYNSNSSNVLFNNIRLRNPINVADEIEYLNKRYGIKEVIDTTVYFPTGEWLSLFCETMKERKLNKKVYIDCYMYLGVLEYQDYKMMKKAGFKTIIFNLPSGNAKTIEKLGITDNSVENMINSIKLAKKAGLFTDMMVKLGYPWENEEDIINTFEIVKYLMLNGYINSMNASIFVPYPGTKLFKYCDENNLIDTKNWFDYDMRQSIMKNDIEDDKIFKYIECFYNLSFNPLYVMQKIKSIRDIYDIKYHIKSFKNILSYYLNNY; translated from the coding sequence ATGAAAAAAAAACAGATAAGAAAAGTATGCATAACATATCCTCCCTTTGAATATAATATAGGATATCCTTTAATATCTTTAAATAAACAATTTCAATGGTTAAAAAATCCTACATATTCATACCCTATAATACCTTCATATGCAGCTACATTTTTAAAAAATAATGGAATCAATGTTATATTTTTAGACACAATAGCAAGAAATATGACTACTATAGAATGGTTTGACAATATAGATGAAATACAGCCTGATTTGATATTCTTTGAAGTAAAAACTCCTATTATAAACTATATATGGGATACTATAGATGTTATAAAAGAAAAGTACCCTAATACATATATTGTTCTTGCAGGAGATCATGTTACAGCACTTCCAGAAGAGAGTATGGAAAAATCAAAAACAGATTTCATACTTACAGGAGGCGATTATGATATGCTTCTTTTTAATTTGGTTAATCATATTAATAACGGTGATAAATTAAACAAAGGAATATATTACAGAACTTCTAATGGAAACATAAAAAATACAGGTAAATTTGTCTTAGAGGAATCATTAGACAGACTTCCATTTATCGACAGAAACCTTACAAACTGGAAATTATATTCAAAGATAAATGATCATTTTAAAAAAACTCCCGGTACATTTATAATGTCTGGAAGAGGATCTATATATAATAATTATAACAGCAACTCCTCTAATGTACTTTTTAATAATATAAGACTTAGAAATCCTATAAATGTAGCAGATGAAATAGAATATTTAAATAAACGTTATGGTATAAAAGAAGTAATAGATACAACTGTTTATTTTCCTACTGGAGAATGGCTGTCATTATTCTGTGAAACTATGAAAGAGAGAAAATTAAATAAAAAAGTTTATATTGACTGCTATATGTATCTTGGCGTGCTTGAATATCAGGATTATAAAATGATGAAGAAAGCTGGATTTAAAACTATTATATTCAATCTTCCTTCAGGAAATGCTAAAACTATAGAAAAGCTAGGTATTACAGACAATAGCGTAGAAAATATGATTAATTCTATAAAATTAGCAAAAAAAGCAGGACTTTTTACTGATATGATGGTTAAGCTAGGATATCCTTGGGAAAATGAAGAGGATATAATAAATACTTTTGAAATAGTTAAATATTTGATGCTTAACGGATATATAAACTCTATGAATGCCTCTATTTTTGTACCGTATCCGGGAACTAAATTATTTAAGTATTGCGATGAAAATAATCTTATTGATACAAAAAATTGGTTTGATTATGATATGAGGCAAAGCATAATGAAAAATGATATAGAAGATGATAAAATATTTAAATATATTGAGTGTTTTTATAATTTATCTTTTAATCCTCTTTATGTTATGCAAAAAATAAAAAGTATAAGAGATATTTACGATATAAAATATCATATAAAATCTTTTAAAAATATACTTTCATATTATTTAAATAACTATTAA
- a CDS encoding peptidylprolyl isomerase codes for MKKTIIFILSIIFIQSNLLFNDVVNSIVGIVGSMPITYEDFISRKSFLTLQAKSIGQKINDDMVYKDLVEERIMYLKLKEYNYVIEENDVSRRLENIAKQYNMTLDQFAKQLMAEGISYEEYRNSIRKQIAMENLNGLVVNNTEITDEEADEFYNNTKDKSAFEVDTLVQLSWIFFKAATFTEKGEKQELAKQVRGMAARGQDFAELARKYSDDNATKNNGGDLGYNLLYDAGKRSLPAQINAGLNLAKRGYKVGTVSSVRELVGKGFYIVKIVGIEKDMESIRTRVKNYLGEMQMRDSFVKWLDEETKRVSVQLYK; via the coding sequence ATGAAAAAAACAATCATTTTTATACTATCCATTATTTTTATACAAAGCAATTTATTATTTAATGATGTTGTGAACAGCATAGTAGGAATAGTTGGCTCTATGCCGATTACATATGAAGATTTTATCAGCAGAAAATCATTTTTAACATTGCAGGCCAAATCTATAGGTCAGAAAATAAATGATGATATGGTTTATAAAGACTTAGTTGAAGAGAGAATAATGTATTTAAAACTAAAAGAATATAATTATGTCATAGAAGAAAATGATGTAAGCAGAAGACTTGAAAATATAGCAAAACAATATAATATGACTTTAGACCAATTTGCAAAACAGTTAATGGCGGAAGGTATATCTTATGAAGAATACAGAAACTCTATAAGAAAGCAAATAGCTATGGAAAACTTAAATGGCTTAGTAGTAAATAATACAGAAATTACAGATGAAGAGGCAGATGAGTTCTATAATAACACTAAAGATAAATCAGCATTTGAAGTAGATACTTTAGTACAGCTATCTTGGATCTTTTTTAAAGCAGCAACTTTCACTGAAAAAGGTGAAAAACAGGAATTAGCAAAACAAGTAAGAGGAATGGCAGCTAGAGGGCAGGATTTTGCCGAACTTGCCAGAAAATACAGCGATGATAATGCTACAAAAAATAACGGCGGAGATTTGGGATATAATCTTCTTTATGATGCAGGAAAAAGATCATTGCCGGCACAGATAAATGCAGGACTTAATCTTGCTAAAAGAGGATATAAAGTAGGTACTGTCAGCAGTGTAAGAGAACTTGTAGGAAAAGGTTTCTATATAGTGAAGATTGTAGGAATAGAAAAAGATATGGAAAGCATTAGAACAAGAGTAAAAAACTATCTTGGAGAGATGCAGATGAGAGATTCTTTTGTTAAATGGCTTGATGAAGAAACAAAAAGAGTATCTGTTCAGTTATACAAATAA
- a CDS encoding ABC transporter permease has translation MDTIYFLVQQTMFFSIPLLLVALGGMFSERSGVVNIALEGIMIIGAFAGIFFISRLGANFPPTITLFLAMIISALAGLIFSLLHAYAAISMSADQVISGTALNIFAPAFAIYVTRAIQTVQQISFVNNFRIESVPILGSIPIIGGLFFQNTYITTYIGFIILALSWFLLYKTRFGLRLRSCGEHPQAADSVGINVYKMRYIGVAISGALGGLGGLVFVIPTSTNFNATVAGYGFLALAVLIFGQWKPMKILYAAFFFGLMKTLASAYSGIPILSSLPISNNIYKMIPYITTIIVLAFTSKNSQAPKASGVPYDKGAR, from the coding sequence ATGGATACAATTTATTTTTTAGTACAGCAGACAATGTTTTTTTCTATACCTCTTTTACTTGTAGCTTTGGGAGGAATGTTTTCTGAGAGAAGCGGTGTTGTCAATATTGCTCTTGAGGGTATAATGATAATAGGGGCTTTTGCTGGTATATTTTTTATAAGCAGATTGGGGGCTAATTTTCCTCCTACTATTACATTATTTCTTGCTATGATTATATCAGCATTGGCTGGTTTAATATTTTCTCTTCTTCATGCATATGCTGCTATTAGTATGAGTGCAGATCAAGTTATAAGCGGTACAGCTTTAAATATATTTGCACCTGCTTTTGCCATATATGTAACAAGAGCAATCCAAACAGTACAGCAGATAAGTTTTGTTAATAATTTTAGAATAGAGTCTGTTCCAATACTAGGAAGCATTCCTATAATAGGCGGATTATTTTTTCAAAATACATACATAACAACATATATAGGTTTTATAATATTAGCTTTATCTTGGTTTTTACTTTATAAAACTAGATTTGGTCTTAGACTTAGAAGCTGCGGGGAACATCCTCAGGCAGCGGATTCTGTAGGTATTAATGTTTATAAGATGCGTTATATAGGTGTTGCTATATCTGGAGCTTTAGGCGGTTTAGGCGGATTAGTATTTGTTATTCCTACTTCTACAAACTTTAATGCCACTGTGGCAGGTTACGGATTTTTAGCTTTGGCAGTATTAATATTCGGACAATGGAAACCTATGAAGATACTTTATGCGGCATTTTTCTTTGGGCTTATGAAAACTTTGGCTTCTGCTTATTCTGGAATACCTATACTTTCAAGTCTGCCTATATCAAATAATATATATAAAATGATACCTTATATCACTACCATAATAGTTTTGGCATTTACATCTAAAAATTCACAGGCTCCTAAAGCATCAGGAGTTCCTTATGATAAAGGTGCTAGGTAA
- a CDS encoding ABC transporter permease — protein sequence MDFKNKLASILEKDGFVNIFSSFLAIIIGLLLGLIILLVSNVYDAFPAFMTILSGGFSGGSRGLGQVIYTATPLILTGLSVGFAFKNGLFNIGAPGQFIVGAYAAVVVAIKCTFLPPAIHWLAALLVSFIAGGLWAYLPGVLKARFNVNEVISSIMMNYIGMYLVNYLVTLTVYDMLKNQSQNIPPSAAMPAMGLNVIFKGSSANGGFFIAVIVVIIVYIILSKTTFGFELKACGFNKDASKYAGINEKRNIVLSMVIAGALAGLGGGLLYLSGVGKHIEVVDVLAEEGFMGIPIALLGLSHPIGILIAGLFIAHITVGGFYMQIYDFTPEIIEMIIASIIYFSAFALLFKYIVGFIVKKLNKNEAKNANE from the coding sequence ATGGATTTCAAAAACAAATTAGCTAGTATTTTGGAGAAAGACGGATTTGTCAATATATTCTCTTCTTTTCTTGCTATTATTATAGGTCTGCTTTTGGGACTTATAATACTTTTAGTAAGTAATGTTTATGATGCTTTTCCAGCCTTTATGACGATACTTTCTGGCGGTTTTTCCGGCGGAAGCAGGGGATTGGGTCAGGTTATATATACTGCTACTCCTTTGATACTTACAGGTCTTTCTGTAGGATTTGCTTTTAAAAACGGACTTTTTAATATAGGAGCTCCCGGTCAGTTTATAGTAGGTGCTTATGCTGCTGTAGTTGTTGCTATAAAATGTACATTTCTTCCTCCTGCTATACATTGGTTAGCCGCTTTATTAGTTTCTTTTATAGCCGGAGGTCTTTGGGCTTATTTACCCGGTGTTTTGAAAGCCCGTTTTAATGTTAATGAAGTTATTTCAAGCATTATGATGAATTATATCGGTATGTATTTAGTCAATTATCTTGTTACGCTTACAGTTTATGATATGCTTAAAAATCAGTCTCAAAATATACCTCCTTCTGCTGCTATGCCTGCTATGGGACTTAATGTGATATTTAAAGGTTCAAGTGCCAACGGAGGTTTTTTCATTGCTGTAATAGTTGTAATAATAGTATATATAATACTTTCAAAAACTACATTTGGTTTTGAGCTTAAGGCTTGCGGTTTTAATAAAGATGCTAGCAAATACGCCGGTATTAATGAAAAAAGAAATATAGTTCTTTCTATGGTTATAGCTGGTGCTTTGGCAGGATTAGGCGGCGGACTTTTATATCTTTCCGGAGTAGGTAAACATATAGAGGTTGTTGATGTACTTGCTGAAGAAGGTTTTATGGGTATACCTATTGCTTTGCTTGGACTTTCTCACCCTATAGGTATATTGATAGCAGGGCTTTTTATTGCTCATATAACTGTTGGAGGATTTTATATGCAGATATATGATTTTACTCCAGAGATTATAGAGATGATTATTGCCTCTATTATATATTTCAGTGCTTTTGCTTTGCTTTTTAAATATATTGTTGGATTTATAGTTAAGAAGTTAAACAAAAATGAAGCAAAAAATGCTAATGAGTAA